The following are encoded in a window of Sulfitobacter sp. S190 genomic DNA:
- a CDS encoding ABC transporter ATP-binding protein, whose product MAEVVLKNLSKSYGSDVGISDISMTVPDGAFVVLLGPTGAGKTTTLRLISGLEKADAGEVWIGGRNVAQETPAQRDVAMVFQQYSLYPHLTVRENLAFPLKSPVLKTPADEIERKVAEVADVLQISHKLDNKATALSGGEMQRVSIGRALVRDPAIYLMDEPLSSLDAKLRTDLRVELKRIHASLGATLLYVTHDQIEAMTMATHVGVLNHGKLVQYGTPREIYENPNSVYVASRLGLPRINIVPADLFGHAPNGAAQIGMRPEHIAQGEGAQATVKRVEQLGDQTRLHLDLHGHAITTLAIPDHDYEPGAQLRISPKNPLCFDAQGARIL is encoded by the coding sequence ATGGCTGAGGTCGTCCTGAAGAACCTGAGCAAATCCTACGGTTCTGACGTGGGCATTTCGGACATCTCCATGACGGTGCCCGACGGCGCATTTGTCGTGCTACTGGGTCCCACCGGCGCGGGCAAGACGACAACGCTGCGGCTGATTTCGGGGCTGGAAAAGGCCGACGCCGGCGAGGTCTGGATCGGCGGGCGCAACGTCGCGCAGGAAACCCCCGCCCAGCGCGATGTGGCGATGGTGTTCCAGCAATACTCGCTCTACCCGCATCTGACGGTGCGCGAAAACCTGGCCTTCCCGTTGAAATCGCCGGTCCTGAAGACACCTGCCGATGAAATCGAACGCAAAGTCGCCGAGGTCGCGGATGTCTTGCAGATCAGCCACAAGCTCGACAACAAGGCGACGGCCCTTTCAGGCGGTGAGATGCAGCGCGTTTCAATCGGCCGCGCGCTGGTGCGGGATCCGGCGATTTATCTAATGGATGAACCGCTTAGCTCGCTGGATGCCAAGCTGCGCACCGATTTGCGCGTCGAGCTCAAGCGTATCCACGCCAGCCTCGGCGCGACACTGCTTTACGTGACCCACGACCAGATCGAAGCGATGACGATGGCCACCCATGTCGGGGTGCTGAATCACGGCAAACTGGTGCAATACGGCACGCCGCGTGAAATCTACGAGAACCCCAATTCGGTCTACGTCGCCAGCCGCCTTGGCCTGCCGCGCATCAACATTGTGCCCGCCGACCTGTTCGGTCACGCCCCGAACGGCGCCGCCCAGATCGGCATGCGCCCTGAACACATCGCGCAGGGCGAAGGCGCGCAAGCCACCGTGAAACGTGTCGAACAGCTGGGCGACCAGACACGGCTTCACCTTGACCTGCACGGGCACGCGATCACGACGCTTGCCATTCCCGATCACGACTACGAACCCGGCGCGCAGCTTCGGATTTC
- a CDS encoding ABC transporter ATP-binding protein, translating into MAQIIIKNIRKDFGDFNAVRESSFTIEDGEFFMLLGPSGCGKTTTLRMIAGLELPTSGEIYLDGEEISQKPPSQRDIAFVFQMFALYPHMNVRKNLSYPLISQGMARRDVKTKVEEVAGILGITDILNRPVGGLSGGDRQRVALGRAIVRDPKAFMMDEPLGALDAEFREHMSEELRALHDRMGATTVYVTHDQLEAMQMGDKIVVMNNAVVEQFGTPQQIYDKPATMFVADFIGSPSMNFLDFEGVAAEGATSVTLGDQTVGVPRQMQGARGKLVFGVRPEHISLSDSGGYRGEVLASEYLGTTQIITLDTPNGELKARIASDQIAKVGERVGLGFDPRRITLFDRQTGRALRSELNDEVLTHG; encoded by the coding sequence GTGGCCCAGATCATCATCAAGAACATCCGCAAGGATTTCGGCGATTTCAACGCCGTGCGCGAATCCAGCTTCACCATCGAGGACGGCGAATTCTTCATGCTGCTCGGCCCCTCGGGCTGCGGCAAGACGACCACCCTGCGGATGATCGCGGGGCTGGAGTTGCCCACCTCCGGCGAGATCTATCTCGACGGTGAGGAGATCAGCCAGAAGCCCCCCAGCCAGCGCGATATTGCCTTTGTTTTCCAGATGTTCGCACTCTATCCGCATATGAACGTGCGCAAGAACCTCAGCTATCCGCTGATCAGCCAGGGCATGGCCCGGCGCGACGTAAAGACCAAGGTCGAAGAGGTCGCGGGCATTCTCGGCATTACCGACATCCTCAACCGCCCCGTCGGCGGCCTGTCGGGCGGCGACCGCCAGCGCGTGGCTCTGGGCCGCGCCATCGTGCGCGATCCCAAAGCCTTCATGATGGACGAACCACTCGGCGCGCTGGACGCGGAATTCCGCGAGCACATGTCCGAAGAACTGCGCGCCCTGCACGACCGCATGGGCGCCACCACCGTCTATGTCACCCACGACCAGCTCGAAGCGATGCAGATGGGCGACAAGATCGTCGTGATGAACAACGCGGTGGTCGAACAGTTCGGCACGCCGCAACAGATCTACGACAAACCCGCCACCATGTTCGTCGCCGATTTCATCGGCTCTCCTTCGATGAATTTCCTTGATTTCGAAGGGGTTGCGGCAGAGGGCGCCACGTCCGTCACGCTGGGTGATCAAACCGTCGGCGTGCCGCGCCAGATGCAGGGCGCGCGCGGCAAACTGGTGTTCGGCGTACGCCCCGAACACATCAGCCTGTCCGACAGCGGCGGCTACCGCGGCGAAGTTCTGGCCTCCGAATACCTTGGCACGACCCAGATCATCACCCTCGATACCCCGAATGGTGAGCTCAAGGCCCGCATCGCCAGCGACCAGATCGCGAAGGTCGGCGAACGGGTGGGCCTCGGGTTTGACCCGCGGCGCATCACCCTTTTTGACCGGCAGACCGGTCGCGCCCTGCGCTCCGAACTCAACGACGAGGTGTTGACCCATGGCTGA
- a CDS encoding carbohydrate ABC transporter permease produces MSSFSVTEPSRRSKWFAGTMVILYALITMVPLVWIMMTGFKSPADAISYPPKVVFEPTLEGYVNLFTTRTRQTEEFLAANPPQTWYEEIVREYDMVIAGPSKFGERFLNSVIIGFGSTFLSIFLGTLAAYAFSRFKIPFADDLLFFILSTRMMPPIAVAIPIFLMYRQLGLSDTHLGMILLYTGVNISLAVWLLKGFIDEIPLEYEEAALIDGYTRFQAFYKVVLPQAATGIASTAIFCLIFAWNEYAFAVLLTSGTAQTAPPFIPTIIGVGGLDWPAVAAGATIFLLPVMIFTILLRKHLLRGITFGAVRK; encoded by the coding sequence ATGAGCAGCTTCTCCGTCACCGAACCCTCGCGGCGCTCCAAATGGTTCGCAGGCACGATGGTCATCCTCTACGCGCTCATCACCATGGTGCCGCTGGTCTGGATCATGATGACCGGCTTCAAATCCCCCGCCGATGCAATCAGCTACCCGCCCAAGGTCGTGTTCGAGCCGACACTCGAAGGCTATGTGAACCTTTTCACCACCCGCACCCGCCAGACCGAAGAATTCCTCGCCGCCAATCCCCCGCAAACCTGGTACGAGGAAATCGTGCGCGAATACGACATGGTCATCGCGGGCCCCTCGAAATTCGGCGAACGGTTCCTCAACTCGGTGATCATCGGTTTCGGCTCGACCTTCCTGTCGATCTTTCTGGGCACGCTGGCCGCCTACGCCTTTTCGCGGTTCAAGATCCCCTTCGCCGACGATCTGCTGTTCTTCATTCTCAGCACGCGCATGATGCCCCCCATCGCGGTGGCGATTCCGATCTTCCTGATGTACCGGCAACTGGGTCTGTCCGATACGCACCTTGGCATGATCCTGCTCTACACCGGCGTCAACATCAGCCTCGCGGTCTGGCTGCTCAAGGGCTTCATCGACGAAATCCCCCTCGAGTACGAAGAGGCGGCACTGATCGACGGCTACACAAGGTTTCAGGCCTTCTACAAGGTGGTGCTGCCGCAGGCCGCGACCGGCATCGCATCGACGGCCATCTTCTGCCTGATTTTCGCGTGGAACGAATACGCCTTTGCCGTGCTGCTGACCTCTGGCACGGCACAGACGGCGCCCCCCTTCATCCCGACCATCATCGGCGTCGGCGGGCTCGATTGGCCCGCAGTCGCGGCCGGCGCCACGATCTTTTTGCTGCCGGTGATGATCTTCACCATCCTGCTGCGCAAGCACCTGTTGCGCGGGATCACCTTCGGCGCGGTGCGCAAATGA
- a CDS encoding carbohydrate ABC transporter permease: MSDTPATRAAAATPPRVARKIKGLSDRAIAWIFVGPTIFLLLAINIFPLIWTINLSFTNFKANRIGREVKNVGLRNYERILTDSDIWLNMQATAHFLFWTIFFQVLIGFTLAYLINKKFKGNDLWTTIIVLPMMLSPAVVGNFWKFLYQPQIGLFNYVVGFLTGRDPSSFEMLGSVELAPWSIVIVDTWMWTPFVMLICLAGLRSIPDYIYEAAEVDRASKLRQFFTITIPMVLPFLMLAILFRGIENFKMFDLVVQLTGGGPGSTTELTSINLKREAFEKWRTGYASAYAIILFVTVFGLASIYVKALNKVKER, encoded by the coding sequence ATGTCAGATACGCCAGCCACCCGCGCCGCGGCCGCCACACCGCCCCGCGTCGCCCGCAAGATCAAGGGCCTCAGCGACCGCGCCATCGCATGGATCTTCGTGGGTCCGACAATCTTCCTGCTGCTGGCCATCAACATCTTTCCGCTGATCTGGACGATCAATCTCAGCTTCACCAACTTTAAGGCCAACCGCATCGGCCGCGAGGTCAAGAACGTGGGCCTGCGCAATTACGAACGCATCCTGACCGACAGCGACATCTGGCTGAACATGCAGGCCACGGCGCACTTCCTGTTCTGGACAATCTTCTTCCAGGTGCTGATCGGCTTCACGCTGGCCTACCTGATCAACAAGAAATTCAAGGGCAACGATCTGTGGACCACCATCATCGTGCTGCCCATGATGCTGTCGCCCGCCGTGGTCGGCAACTTCTGGAAATTCCTCTACCAACCGCAGATCGGGCTGTTCAACTACGTGGTGGGCTTCCTCACCGGGCGCGATCCCTCCAGCTTCGAAATGCTCGGCAGCGTGGAACTGGCGCCCTGGTCGATCGTGATCGTGGACACCTGGATGTGGACGCCCTTCGTGATGCTGATCTGCCTGGCCGGCCTGCGCTCTATCCCCGACTACATCTACGAGGCCGCCGAGGTCGACCGCGCCTCCAAACTGCGGCAATTCTTCACCATCACCATCCCGATGGTGCTGCCCTTCCTGATGCTGGCGATCCTGTTTCGCGGCATCGAGAATTTCAAGATGTTCGATCTGGTGGTGCAGCTCACCGGCGGGGGCCCCGGCTCCACGACCGAACTGACCTCCATCAACCTCAAACGCGAAGCCTTCGAGAAATGGCGCACCGGCTACGCCAGCGCCTACGCGATCATCCTCTTCGTGACGGTCTTCGGTCTGGCCAGCATCTACGTCAAGGCCCTCAACAAGGTAAAGGAACGCTGA
- a CDS encoding ABC transporter substrate-binding protein has product MKSIKLASASVLGLAAASFASTAQAEDLTLCWAAWDPANALVELSKEFEEQSGHTMSFEFIPWPNFADRMLNELNSGGKLCDLLIGDSQWIGGGAENGHYVKLNDFFDAEGISMSDFADATVYAYSTWPKGTPNYYALPAMGDANGWFYRKDWFARDDIRAAFKEATGRELAEPTSQKELLEIAQFFQGREIDGKTVYGASIFTERGSEGITMGVTSALYPWGFKYENTPGSYDMDGAVNSPEAVEALEFYKEFYETATPPGYTNSYMGESLDAFKSGQVAMAMNWFAFFPGLYADPNTGGEKIDFFVNPPQNQAGSTLGGQGISVVAYSDKQDAALEYIKWFADPEVQAKWWDLGGYSAHNSVLNDPGFKDSAPFAGDFLEAMGSVQDFWQEPAYAELLIAMQKRLHDYVVADQGTAQEALDLLVEDWTEVFEDEGKL; this is encoded by the coding sequence ATGAAAAGCATTAAACTGGCATCCGCCAGCGTTCTCGGCCTTGCGGCCGCCTCATTCGCATCCACCGCGCAGGCCGAAGACCTGACACTGTGCTGGGCCGCATGGGACCCCGCCAACGCGCTTGTGGAGCTGAGCAAGGAATTCGAAGAACAATCCGGCCACACCATGAGCTTCGAGTTCATTCCATGGCCCAACTTCGCCGACCGCATGCTCAACGAGCTGAATTCCGGCGGCAAACTCTGTGACCTGTTGATCGGCGACAGCCAGTGGATCGGCGGCGGCGCCGAAAACGGCCACTACGTCAAACTCAATGACTTCTTCGACGCCGAAGGCATCTCCATGTCCGACTTCGCCGATGCGACGGTCTACGCCTACTCCACATGGCCCAAGGGAACGCCGAACTACTACGCCCTGCCCGCGATGGGCGACGCCAACGGCTGGTTCTACCGCAAGGACTGGTTCGCGCGTGACGACATCCGCGCCGCCTTCAAGGAAGCCACCGGCCGCGAACTCGCCGAACCGACAAGCCAGAAAGAACTGCTCGAAATCGCGCAATTCTTCCAGGGCCGCGAAATTGACGGCAAAACCGTCTACGGCGCCTCCATCTTCACCGAACGCGGCTCCGAAGGCATCACGATGGGCGTGACCTCGGCGCTCTACCCGTGGGGCTTCAAATACGAAAACACCCCCGGCTCATATGACATGGACGGCGCGGTCAACTCGCCCGAAGCGGTCGAGGCGCTTGAATTCTACAAGGAATTCTATGAGACGGCGACACCTCCGGGCTACACCAACAGCTACATGGGTGAATCGCTCGACGCGTTCAAATCCGGGCAGGTGGCGATGGCGATGAACTGGTTCGCCTTCTTCCCGGGCCTCTACGCCGATCCCAACACCGGCGGGGAGAAAATCGACTTCTTCGTGAACCCGCCACAGAACCAGGCCGGCTCGACGCTGGGTGGTCAGGGCATCTCGGTGGTGGCCTATTCCGACAAACAGGATGCGGCGCTGGAATACATCAAATGGTTCGCCGACCCCGAAGTACAGGCCAAGTGGTGGGATCTGGGCGGATACTCCGCGCACAACTCGGTGCTCAACGATCCGGGCTTCAAAGACAGCGCCCCCTTCGCGGGTGACTTCCTCGAAGCCATGGGCTCGGTGCAGGACTTCTGGCAGGAACCGGCCTATGCCGAACTGCTGATCGCGATGCAGAAACGCCTGCATGACTACGTGGTCGCCGATCAGGGCACCGCACAGGAAGCCCTCGATCTGCTGGTCGAGGACTGGACCGAAGTCTTCGAGGACGAAGGCAAACTCTGA